In the genome of Syngnathoides biaculeatus isolate LvHL_M chromosome 14, ASM1980259v1, whole genome shotgun sequence, one region contains:
- the cwc22 gene encoding pre-mRNA-splicing factor CWC22 homolog has protein sequence MDSPSTSPAPSRHNGVSSGESNEDPAPQQGPSVTKSPNKDEEEERDGEKRDDGCSSLARSVGSGSSDSDSDSSSSSEDEQHVAMRKIRSSVAQITCSTEQQPPDVIEPDNFRSRSRDRSKSKSREQDRSRSRSMERSRGRDRSRSRERERSRGRDRSKSRERHHYDRGRHPRDRYHDEGSRRRERDHGGRGRSPSPSADGQPASSHEPLAKKKKEELDPILTRTGGAYIPPAKLRLMQQQITDKTSLAYQRMSWEALKKSINGLINKVNVSNIVNIIQEILQENIVRGRGLLARSVLQAQSASPIFTHVYAAVVAIINSKFPQIGELILKRLILTFRRGYRRNVKQQCLTSSKFVAHLINQNVAHEVLCLEMLTLLLERPTDDSVEVAIAFLKECGLKLTDVSPRGINAIFERLRNILHESAIDKRVQYMIEVMFAIRKDGFKDHPVIPEGLDLVDEDDQFTHMLPLDDEYNTDDVLNVFKMDPNFQENEEKYKTLKRDILDEGSSDSGEEGDSEDDEDDEDGDDKQEGEDEKVTILDQTEVNLVAFRRTIYLVIQSSLDFEECAHKLIKMEFPDSQTKELCNMILDCCAQQRTYEKFFGLLAGRFCLLKKEYMESFEAIFSEQYETIHRLETNKLRNVARLFAHLLYTDSIPWSVLECIKISEETTTSSSRIFVKILFQELCAYMGLPRLNQRFKDITLQTFFEGLFPRDNPRNTRFAINFFTSIGLGGLTDELREHLKNAPKMIMTQNQEVESSDSSSSSDTSSSSSSGSSSDSSSDSDSSSSSSSSSSDSDAKHRKKKKRQKGQSDKKKKKEKAKRKKNFDPKGDMKGRGRREEESIGSRKKEGTRGGEDRRKREEEKRGRDEEKNRGRDVSSRRDGDDRRARREEDKRGREEDKRRREDEKRGRGREEERNKENRDGNRDDRRQR, from the exons ATGGACTCTCCAAGCACAAGTCCTGCTCCAAGTCGACACAATG GTGTGTCCTCAGGAGAGTCCAATGAGGACCCTGCACCCCAGCAGGGTCCCTCTGTTACCAAGAGTCCAaacaaagatgaagaagaagaaagagatgGAGAAAAACGTGATGATGGCTGCAGCAGTCTGGCCAGAAGTGTCGGCTCGGGCAGCTCTGATAGTGACAgtgacagcagcagcagcagtgagGATGAACAACATGTGGCCATGAGGAAGATCAGGAGCAGTGTGGCTCAAATCACA TGTTCCACAGAACAACAGCCACCAGATGTCATAGAACCGGACAATTTCAGATCTAGAAGCAGAGACAGGTCCAAATCAAAATCCAGGGAACAAGACAGATCCAGGTCCAGAAGCATGGAACGGTCCAGGGGACGAGACCGGTCAAGATCCAGGGAACGAGAGCGGTCCAGGGGACGAGACCGGTCCAAGTCCAGAGAGCGTCATCATTATGACAGAGGACGGCACCCTAG GGATCGCTACCATGATGAAGGCAGCCGGCGCCGAGAGCGAGACCATGGGGGCCGCGGCCGTAGTCCCTCCCCCTCAGCCGATGGCCAGCCTGCATCATCCCATGAGCCACtagccaagaagaagaaggaggagttGGACCCCATTCTGACCCGGACAGGTGGCGCCTACATCCCGCCCGCCAAGCTGCGCCTTATGCAGCAACAGATCACTGACAAGACCAG CTTGGCCTATCAGAGGATGAGCTGGGAGGCACTGAAGAAGTCCATCAACGGTTTAATCAACAAAGTGAACGTGTCCAACATCGTCAACATCATCCAGGAGATCTTGCAGGAGAACATTGTCAGGGGAAG GGGGCTGTTGGCTCGCTCGGTGCTGCAGGCACAGTCAGCGTCTCCCATCTTCACGCACGTCTATGCTGCAGTGGTGGCCATCATCAACTCCAAGTTCCCACAGATCGGAGAGCTCATCCTCAAGCGACTTATCCTCACATTCAGGCGCGGATACCGGCGCAACGTCAAG CAACAATGTCTGACGTCGTCTAAATTCGTGGCTCATCTCATCAACCAGAACGTG GCCCACGAGGTTCTGTGTCTGGAGATGCTGACTCTGCTTCTGGAGCGGCCCACTGATGACAGCGTGGAGGTAGCCATTGCCTTCCTCAAGGAGTGCGGGCTGAAGCTCACCGATGTCTCCCCGCGCGGAATCAACG CAATATTTGAGCGCCTGCGCAACATCCTGCATGAGTCGGCCATTGACAAGCGTGTGCAGTACATGATTGAAGTGATGTTCGCCATCCGAAAGGACGGCTTCAAGGACCACCCTGTCATTCCCGAGGGTCTCGACCTGGTGGATGAGGACGACCAATTCACGCACATGCTCCCGCTTGACGATGAGTACAACACTGACGATGTCCTCA ATGTGTTCAAGATGGACCCAAACTTCCAAGAAAATGAGGAGAAATACAAAACGCTGAAGAGAG ATATCTTGGACGAAGGCAGCAGTGACTCTGGGGAGGAAGGAGACAGcgaggatgatgaagatgacgaAGATGGCGATGACAAGCAGGAAGGGGAAG ATGAGAAGGTGACCATCTTGGATCAGACAGAGGTCAACCTGGTTGCCTTCAGGAGGACCATCTACCTTGTCATCCAGTCCAG TTTGGACTTTGAGGAGTGTGCTCACAAGCTCATCAAGATGGAATTTCCCGACAGTCAGACG AAGGAACTTTGCAACATGATTCTTGACTGCTGCGCTCAACAGAGGACCTACGAGAAGTTCTTTGGCCTGCTAGCAGGG AGGTTCTGCCTGCTGAAGAAGGAGTACATGGAGAGCTTTGAGGCCATCTTTTCTGAGCAGTACGAGACCATCCACCGACTTGAGACCAACAAGCTGAGGAACGTGGCGAGGCTCTTCGCGCATCTCCTGTACACTGACTCCATCCCCTGGAGT GTTCTGGAGTGCATCAAGATCAGCGAAGAGACTACCACCTCATCCAGCAGAATTTTTGTCAAGATTctcttccaggagctctgcgCTTACATGGGCCTGCCCAGACTCAACCAGCGCTTCAAAGATAT AACCCTACAGACTTTCTTCGAAGGTCTTTTTCCTCGTGACAATCCCCGAAACACTCGATTTGCCATCAACTTCTTCACATCCATTGGCCTGGGAGGTCTCAC TGACGAGTTGAGGGAACATCTGAAGAATGCCCCCAAAATGATCATGACTcagaaccaggaagtggaatCTTCCGACTCTTCATCCTCTTCCGACACATCCTCTTCGTCCTCCTCTGGCTCCTCCTCTGACTCATCCAGTGACTCTGATTCATCGtcgtccagcagcagcagcagctcag ACTCAGACGCAAAACataggaagaaaaagaagaggcagAAAGGACAAAgtgacaagaaaaagaaaaaagagaaggccaagaggaagaagaacTTTGACCCAAAGGGGGACATGAAAGGACGTGGACGCCGTGAAGAAGAGAGCATTGGGAGCCGGAAAAAAGAAGGCACTCGAGGGGGGGAGGACAGGAgaaagagggaggaggagaagcgAGGGAGGGATGAGGAGAAAAACCGAGGGAGAGATGTTAGCAGCAGGAGGGATGGTGATGACAGAAGAGCAAGGAGGGAGGAGgacaaaagagggagagaggaaGACAAACGAAGGAGAGAAGATGAGAAGCGAGGGAGGGGgagagaggaggagaggaacAAGGAGAACAGAGACGGGAACAGAGACGACAGAAGGCAGCGATGA
- the ankrd50l gene encoding ankyrin repeat domain-containing protein 50 gives MSSPSLLRGRHFFCREWALDKLRRCLDARHMPGQPAGVLVTGGAGAGKTALCTEVVWPNSEAGQASGLGLRCLAWHFCGREEPASSLAWRCVMSLAEQLRASSLLPPEYCTDLSRHPPPDLLCCQTDPHLAFQRFVLKPLLDLAPPPHAMILLVDSLDISYQGSSGGTRNSQSIAELLAAYQNLMPTWILLVCSVRRHNKSVNKMFSGFHKLCLDDLRQPDPVHDVQQYILKRLDREAVLRRQITPDTADMLNLLHIKSSGCFLFLERVLDGVATSLVGLREIRDIPGTLNGLYLWLCQRLFPRRLFSYVKPLLNVILVATAPLTPQDLFTALWTHDKLLSIHEFQNKLRILAPLLIDGPGGTKLLFHSSFGEWLTDVKYCTQKYLCSQSEGHSMLAMSLTLRGPLLKSEEAVQLGMHLVCSDHHQDQPWILALWMIWADVPTVTWTDCSSLTTIMITQAPVSTHQKVLQLFKMTGLVSVDPSLGVQCTSGVANNEVFKLCASVNQLNSTDVPTLFVRAALEGSANLVQLLLTRGSEPLLSDNQGQTPLTLASRQGHFDVLKVLLDWVRIQDRQTATRMLEHADNDGWTALRSAAWGGHSEAVRLLLDAGADVDRCDREGRTALRAAAWGGHEETVLILLDYRAQVDKADCKGRTPLIAAAYMGHHEVVEVLLDHRAQVDLADRDGRTALSVAALCVPTAAGHQGYGEVASLLLERGANPGHRDHDGMTPLLLAAYEGHDDMVELLLDAGADVDETAGPVGDAPVATAVTPLLAAATMGHMNVVSRLLFWGAAVDAIDDEGRTALSLAAAQGSCEVVRALLERGLDENHKDDLGWTPLHAAACEGHRAVCAVLTERGSTARVGEMDVEGRTALILAAQEGHIGPARLLLDRRSPIDHRAYDGHSALCAALLEGHVEVAELLMRRGADTDVRDAEGRPLLYLLVLEGRIHMVKLLIEKGGPPLESRDSEGRTALHVASWQGNVDLVDLLLKHGANPNALDTEGRPPLHSVAWTGNANVGRHLLSVNGINVDHTCHQGATALSIASQQGNADVVSMLVEAGANPDHMDKYGRTPIKVAGKHGHAKVVQLLESFGAKSYQGLPRGSMVSPTNKMSLNIYRVERATSSSSPSSAGSTSDTPHSTHSSQTSSTGLSLATLQTVPADTLSFIQQIQQHSLPRSRSRPSTLPPPPGGSGSNRRHRPKGSPSPTLCTVTAVVHNYELPPKTLSHVMDYQDKMNLKNLERVDMDLRTSKTAHDPMSNIQGPQYREAWDPPTKHNAVLPSDALEISMLTSDPQLNLKHAIKLQFEGPTSTSFYKRETPL, from the exons ATGAGCAGTCCTAGTCTTCTGCGCGGTCGCCACTTCTTCTGCCGAGAATGGGCGCTGGACAAACTCCGGCGCTGCCTGGACGCCCGCCACATGCCGGGGCAACCGGCAGGAGTCCTGGTGACGGGTGGCGCGGGTGCTGGTAAGACGGCCCTGTGCACTGAGGTGGTGTGGCCTAACTCCGAGGCCGGGCAGGCGTCCGGTTTGGGATTACGGTGCCTGGCCTGGCACTTCTGCGGGCGGGAGGAGCCTGCTAGCAGCCTGGCATGGCGCTGCGTCATGTCCCTAGCAGAGCAATTGAGGGCGTCGTCGCTGCTGCCACCTGAGTATTGCACCGACCTATCCCGGCATCCGCCCCCGGATCTTCTCTGCTGCCAGACAGACCCGCACCTCGCCTTTCAAAG ATTTGTCCTAAAGCCCCTGTTGGACCTGGCCCCACCACCCCATGCCATGATACTGCTGGTGGACTCTCTAGACATTAGCTACCAGGGGAGCTCAGGGGGCACCAGAAACAGCCAGTCCATCGCAGAGCTACTGGCAGCCTACCAGAACCTGATGCCCACCTGGATCCTCCTAGTCTGTTCGGTCCGGCGCCACAATAAGAGCGTGAACAAGATGTTCTCAG GTTTTCATAAACTCTGCCTGGATGACCTGCGTCAGCCAGACCCAGTCCACGATGTGCAGCAGTACATCCTGAAGCGTTTGGACCGGGAGGCGGTGCTTCGGCGTCAGATCACTCCAGACACGGCAGACATGTTGAATTTGCTCCACATCAAGAGCAGTGGCTGCTTCCTGTTCTTAGAGAGAGTCTTGGATGGCGTGGCCACCTCCCTTGTGGGTCTCCGCGAGATCCGGGACATTCCGGGGACCCTGAACGGGCTCTACCTATGGTTGTGCCAAAGACTCTTCCCTCGGCGACTCTTCAGCTATGTCAAGCCTCTGCTTAATGTCATCCTGGTGGCCACAGCCCCCCTCACACCTCAGGATCTGTTCACGGCACTCTGGACTCACGATAAACTACTCAGCATCCATGAGTTTCAGAACAAACTGCGGATCCTTGCACCCCTCCTTATAGATGGTCCTGGGGGAACCAAACTTCTTTTCCACAGCAGCTTTGGTGAGTGGCTAACAGATGTGAAATACTGTACTCAGAAGTACTTGTGCAGCCAGTCCGAGGGGCACAGCATGCTGGCCATGTCTCTGACATTGAGGGGCCCCTTGCTGAAGTCGGAGGAGGCAGTCCAGCTGGGGATGCATTTAGTTTGCTCCGATCACCATCAGGACCAGCCTTGGATTCTGGCCCTGTGGATGATCTGGGCTGATGTGCCCACTGTGACATGGACTGACTGCAGCTCCCTGACCACAATAATGATAACCCAAGCACCTGTCTCGACCCACCAGAAAGTATTACAGCTCTTCAAGATGACCGGACTTGTTTCGGTTGACCCAAGTCTCGGAGTGCAGTGTACAAGTGGAGTGGCGAATAATGAAGTCTTTAAACTCTGTGCATCTGTGAACCAGTTGAATTCCACAGATGTGCCAACCTTGTTTGTCAGAGCAGCCCTTGAGGGTTCTGCAAATCTGGTCCAGCTGCTCCTGACTCGTGGATCTGAGCCACTTCTCAGTGACAACCAGGGTCAAACCCCCCTCACTTTAGCCTCCAGACAGGGTCATTTCGACGTCCTTAAGGTTCTGTTGGACTGGGTACGGATTCAGGACAGGCAGACTGCCACCAGAATGTTGGAGCATGCCGACAACGATGGATGGACTGCGCTACGGTCTGCGGCCTGGGGGGGGCATAGCGAGGCGGTCAGGCTTCTCCTGGACGCAGGGGCAGACGTGGACCGATGTGACAGAGAGGGCCGCACTGCCCTCAGGGCCGCGGCCTGGGGGGGTCATGAAGAGACGGTCCTCATCCTGCTAGACTACAGGGCTCAAGTGGACAAGGCTGACTGCAAAGGCCGCACCCCCCTGATTGCTGCAGCCTACATGGGACACCACGAGGTGGTAGAGGTGCTGCTGGACCACAGGGCCCAAGTGGACTTGGCTGATAGGGATGGGCGCACGGCTTTGTCAGTCGCGGCCCTTTGTGTCCCCACAGCAGCTGGACACCAAGGTTACGGTGAGGTCGCAAGTCTTTTACTAGAGCGAGGTGCTAATCCCGGACACCGAGACCATGACGGAATGACCCCACTGCTCCTCGCAGCCTACGAGGGCCATGATGACATGGTGGAGCTCCTGTTGGATGCTGGCGCCGATGTGGACGAGACTGCAGGGCCCGTGGGGGATGCGCCCGTTGCAACAGCGGTGACTCCCCTTCTAGCTGCCGCCACCATGGGTCATATGAACGTTGTGTCGCGGCTTCTCTTCTGGGGGGCTGCAGTCGATGCCATCGACGACGAAGGGAGGACAGCGCTCAGCCTTGCAGCTGCACAGGGTAGCTGTGAGGTGGTACGCGCACTCCTAGAACGAGGTCTGGATGAGAACCACAAGGACGACTTGGGCTGGACCCCTTTGCACGCCGCGGCCTGTGAAGGCCACCGAGCGGTCTGCGCTGTGTTAACCGAGAGAGGCAGTACAGCACGGGTCGGTGAGATGGATGTTGAAGGTCGTACGGCACTGATTCTGgcagcccaggaaggacacatTGGCCCCGCCCGATTATTGCTGGACCGCCGCTCACCCATTGACCACAGGGCGTATGACGGACACTCGGCCTTGTGCGCTGCCCTTTTGGAGGGGCATGTTGAGGTGGCTGAACTCCTGATGCGACGAGGGGCCGACACAGATGTCCGTGATGCAGAGGGGCGACCATTACTCTATCTTCTGGTGTTGGAGGGGCGGATCCACATGGTGAAGCTCCTCATAGAGAAGGGGGGGCCGCCTCTGGAATCGCGAGATTCCGAGGGCCGGACTGCATTGCATGTGGCCTCCTGGCAGGGAAATGTGGATTTGGTGGACTTGCTCTTGAAGCATGGGGCCAACCCCAATGCTCTGGACACAGAAGGGAGACCACCCTTGCATTCTGTCGCCTGGACAGGGAATGCCAATGTGGGGCGCCATCTCCTGTCTGTGAATGGCATCAATGTAGATCACACTTGCCACCAGGGGGCGACAGCTCTGAGCATTGCTTCCCAACAGGGAAATGCTGATGTGGTCTCCATGCTCGTTGAAGCTGGCGCGAACCCTGACCACATGGATAAATATGGCCGGACTCCCATAAAAGTGGCGGGGAAGCATGGGCATGCCAAGGTTGTCCAGCTCCTGGAAAGCTTTGGGGCCAAGTCATACCAGGGTCTGCCCAGAGGCAGCATGGTTTCTCCCACCAACAAGATGTCCTTGAACATTTATAGAGTTGAAAGAGCAACCTCCTCATCCTCACCGTCTTCTGCAGGATCCACCTCAGACACACCTCACTCCACACACAGCTCCCAGACATCATCTACTGGACTCTCCTTGGCCACCCTGCAGACAGTCCCAGCTGACACCCTCAGCTTCATCCAACAGATCCAGCAGCACTCATTACCTCGAAGCCGGAGCCGCCCTTCAACCCTTCCTCCACCACCCGGCGGATCGGGTAGTAACCGTCGCCATCGCCCAAAAGGCAGTCCCTCACCAACCCTTTGCACTGTCACTGCTGTTGTCCACAACTACGAGCTGCCTCCAAAAACCTTGTCTCATGTAATGGACTATCAGGACAAAATGAACCTGAAGAACTTGGAGAGAGTAGACATGGATCTCAGGACTTCTAAAACTGCCCACGACCCCATGTCTAATATACAGGGCCCACAATATAGAGAAGCTTGGGACCCTCCAACCAAGCACAATGCTGTCCTGCCCTCAGATGCCTTGGAAATCTCCATGCTAACCTCAGACCCCCAGCTCAACCTGAAACACGCCATCAAGCTGCAATTTGAGGGTCCCACCAGCACTTCATTTTACAAACGAGAGACCCCGCTGTGA